The following are from one region of the Desulfuromonas sp. genome:
- a CDS encoding sulfotransferase family 2 domain-containing protein produces MEEKHMITFFSHIPKAGGTTLKQIFYKAFGQQGCIKVWPNFGADVDVEGFKGLEESSFREISAVVGHLPVGSFMENRFGESLFEKGVVDIITSVRHPFERIVSLYNYLYYNAEHPHHEEMKKTPLGNFVKYQPGNYQFEYLKTDCFDSPKKILEKFKVFSMENSIDGFKEYFAEKHNLIMGNVEVQNTSKTHAGAGRLFKVEDIPKEILLELEKKHEIDLELYEGAKK; encoded by the coding sequence ATTGAGGAGAAGCATATGATTACTTTCTTTTCACATATCCCAAAGGCCGGTGGCACGACGTTGAAACAAATTTTTTATAAAGCCTTTGGGCAGCAAGGTTGTATAAAGGTTTGGCCAAATTTTGGTGCGGATGTCGATGTCGAAGGGTTCAAGGGGCTTGAGGAGTCCAGTTTTAGAGAGATTTCTGCAGTAGTGGGCCACCTCCCCGTAGGTTCTTTCATGGAAAACAGATTTGGGGAAAGCCTTTTTGAAAAAGGGGTCGTCGACATAATAACTTCCGTGCGTCACCCCTTTGAAAGAATTGTTAGTCTGTATAACTATTTATATTACAATGCCGAACATCCTCATCATGAGGAAATGAAAAAGACGCCTTTAGGCAATTTCGTAAAGTATCAACCGGGGAACTATCAGTTTGAGTACTTAAAAACGGATTGTTTTGATTCTCCGAAAAAAATACTGGAAAAATTCAAAGTGTTCTCGATGGAAAATTCTATCGATGGGTTCAAGGAGTATTTTGCCGAAAAACATAACCTTATCATGGGCAATGTTGAAGTACAGAATACATCAAAGACACATGCCGGAGCGGGAAGGCTTTTTAAAGTCGAAGATATTCCAAAGGAAATACTTTTGGAACTAGAAAAAAAGCATGAAATTGATCTGGAATTGTACGAGGGTGCAAAAAAATAG
- the gmd gene encoding GDP-mannose 4,6-dehydratase, which produces MSNKVALITGITGQDGAYLAEFLLKKGYVVHGIKRRASLFNTDRIDHLYQDPHVENRNLILHYGDLTDSTNLIRIVQQVQPDEIYNLAAMSHVAVSFDTPEYTANADGIGTLRILEAIRILGLEKKTRFYQASTSELYGLVQEVPQKETTPFYPRSPYAVAKIYGYWITVNYREAYGIYACNGILFNHESPIRGETFVTRKISRAVARLALGLQDCLYLGNMDSLRDWGHARDYVEMQWLMLQQEQPEDFVIATGVQYSVRDFVNSAAKELGITMRWEGEGVDEVGIVESVDAHGTKTEGGGTGHLHKGDVIVRVDPRYFRPTEVETLLGDPTKAKEKLGWVPKTTFEELVSEMVRSDLEAAQRDELCKTHGFQTFDYHE; this is translated from the coding sequence ATGTCTAACAAAGTTGCATTGATTACCGGAATTACCGGCCAGGACGGTGCCTACCTCGCCGAGTTCCTGCTGAAGAAGGGATACGTCGTCCACGGCATCAAGCGCCGGGCATCGCTCTTCAACACCGACCGGATCGATCACCTCTACCAGGATCCGCACGTGGAGAACCGCAACCTGATCCTCCATTACGGCGACCTGACCGACTCCACCAACCTAATCCGCATCGTTCAGCAGGTGCAGCCCGACGAGATCTACAACCTGGCGGCCATGTCCCACGTGGCGGTCTCCTTCGATACCCCCGAGTACACCGCCAACGCCGACGGCATCGGCACCCTGCGCATCCTCGAGGCCATCCGCATCCTCGGGCTCGAGAAGAAGACCCGGTTCTACCAGGCCTCCACCTCCGAGCTCTACGGGCTGGTGCAGGAAGTGCCGCAGAAGGAGACGACGCCTTTCTACCCCCGCTCCCCCTACGCGGTGGCCAAGATCTACGGCTACTGGATCACGGTCAACTACCGCGAGGCCTACGGGATCTACGCCTGCAACGGCATCCTGTTCAATCACGAGTCGCCGATCCGCGGCGAGACCTTCGTGACCCGCAAGATCTCCCGCGCGGTGGCGCGACTCGCTCTCGGTCTGCAGGACTGCCTTTACCTGGGGAACATGGACTCGCTGCGTGACTGGGGCCACGCCCGCGACTACGTGGAGATGCAGTGGCTGATGCTGCAGCAGGAGCAGCCCGAGGACTTCGTCATCGCCACCGGTGTGCAGTACTCGGTGCGCGACTTTGTCAATTCGGCCGCCAAGGAGCTCGGCATCACCATGCGTTGGGAAGGCGAAGGGGTCGATGAAGTCGGCATCGTCGAGAGCGTGGACGCCCACGGGACGAAGACCGAAGGGGGCGGCACGGGCCACCTGCACAAGGGGGATGTGATCGTCCGTGTCGATCCGCGCTATTTCCGCCCCACCGAGGTCGAAACCCTCCTCGGGGACCCGACCAAGGCCAAGGAAAAATTGGGATGGGTGCCCAAGACCACTTTCGAGGAGCTGGTGAGCGAGATGGTCCGGTCGGACTTGGAAGCGGCCCAGCGGGACGAGTTGTGCAAGACTCATGGCTTTCAGACTTTTGATTACCATGAATAG
- a CDS encoding GxxExxY protein codes for MKFEDQISNKILIAAIEVHRALGPGLLESAYEECLFRELQILGLSVDRQRALPVTYKGFLLDCGYRLDLVVEDVVIIELKAVHKIEPIHEAQMLTYLKMSELKLGLLLNFNVPLMRDGIRRIVHNL; via the coding sequence ATGAAGTTCGAAGACCAGATTTCCAACAAAATTCTTATTGCTGCAATTGAGGTTCACAGGGCTCTTGGGCCAGGGTTGCTCGAGTCAGCATATGAAGAATGCCTTTTCCGGGAACTTCAAATTCTGGGGCTAAGCGTCGATCGCCAACGGGCGCTTCCGGTGACCTACAAGGGCTTTCTTCTCGATTGCGGGTATCGCCTTGATTTGGTGGTTGAAGATGTAGTGATCATAGAACTTAAAGCAGTGCATAAAATTGAGCCTATCCATGAAGCTCAAATGTTGACTTATCTCAAGATGTCCGAGCTTAAGCTCGGACTTCTCCTGAATTTTAATGTCCCGCTGATGCGGGATGGCATCAGGCGTATCGTCCACAATCTGTAA
- a CDS encoding GDP-L-fucose synthase — protein sequence MNTNSKIFVAGSNGLVGSALVRRLEKGGYTNLVTPEIDELDLTDSAAVQGFFEQEKPEYVILAAAKVGGIHANNTYPAEFIYLNLMIQNNVIHQAYLNGVKRLLFLGSSCIYPKLAPQPMKEEHLLTGLLEPTNEPYAIAKIAGLKMCESYNRQYGTRFVAMMPTNLYGPGDNFHPENSHVLPALIRRFHEAKEAGLPEVVVWGTGTPMREFIYVDDMADGCLHVLTLPDDVLDAELCSYPKPNFVNLGTGVDVTIRELAETVKGVVGYSGRLVFDTSKPDGTPRKLMDVSRLKVLGWQASTGLEDGLRNAYQWFLDHRHDFRA from the coding sequence ATGAATACAAATTCCAAGATTTTTGTCGCCGGTTCCAACGGCCTGGTCGGTTCTGCCCTCGTTCGTCGTTTGGAGAAAGGCGGCTATACGAACCTCGTCACCCCCGAGATCGACGAGCTCGACCTGACCGACAGCGCGGCGGTCCAGGGGTTTTTCGAGCAGGAGAAGCCGGAGTACGTCATTCTCGCCGCGGCCAAGGTCGGTGGGATCCATGCCAACAACACCTACCCTGCCGAGTTCATTTACCTGAACCTGATGATCCAGAACAACGTCATCCACCAGGCCTACCTGAACGGGGTCAAGCGGCTGCTCTTTCTCGGCTCGTCGTGCATCTATCCCAAGCTCGCCCCCCAGCCGATGAAGGAGGAGCACCTGCTCACCGGCCTGCTCGAGCCGACCAACGAGCCGTACGCCATCGCCAAGATCGCCGGGCTGAAGATGTGCGAGTCGTACAACCGCCAGTACGGCACGCGCTTCGTGGCGATGATGCCGACCAACCTCTACGGCCCCGGGGACAATTTCCATCCGGAAAATTCCCACGTCCTGCCGGCGCTCATCCGCCGTTTCCATGAGGCGAAGGAGGCGGGGCTGCCGGAGGTGGTGGTCTGGGGCACCGGAACGCCGATGCGGGAATTCATCTACGTCGACGACATGGCTGACGGATGCCTGCATGTGCTGACCCTGCCCGATGACGTTCTGGACGCCGAACTGTGCAGCTACCCGAAGCCCAATTTTGTCAACCTCGGCACGGGGGTGGACGTCACCATCAGGGAGCTGGCCGAAACGGTCAAGGGCGTTGTCGGCTACTCGGGGCGGTTGGTCTTCGATACGTCGAAACCGGACGGAACCCCGCGCAAGTTGATGGATGTTTCCCGCCTCAAAGTCCTGGGTTGGCAAGCGTCGACCGGCCTTGAGGATGGGTTGAGAAATGCCTATCAGTGGTTCCTGGACCATCGGCACGATTTCAGGGCGTGA
- a CDS encoding GDP-mannose mannosyl hydrolase, translating into MTVFLDPDTFRTVVASTPLISIDLVVQNPGGEILLGRRVNRPAQGCWFVPGGRVLKDETLDGAFERLTEDELGFCRRRSEASFLGVYEHLYADSVFSAAPDGGPSTHYVVLGYHLRLDKESLNGLPRAQHERYRWWPVDEVSVDPAVHDNTRAYLPAVTRAAGTAPGRGGIS; encoded by the coding sequence GTGACGGTGTTTCTCGACCCGGACACCTTTCGCACGGTGGTGGCCAGCACCCCTCTGATATCGATCGACCTGGTGGTTCAGAACCCCGGGGGGGAGATTCTGCTGGGGCGAAGGGTCAACCGCCCGGCACAGGGATGCTGGTTCGTGCCGGGTGGAAGGGTGCTGAAGGACGAGACCCTGGACGGCGCCTTTGAGCGGCTGACCGAGGACGAGCTGGGCTTTTGCCGCAGGCGCAGCGAGGCGTCCTTCCTGGGTGTCTATGAACACCTCTATGCCGACAGCGTGTTCAGTGCCGCCCCTGACGGGGGGCCGAGCACCCATTACGTTGTCCTGGGGTACCATCTGAGGCTGGACAAAGAGTCGTTGAACGGACTGCCTCGAGCCCAGCATGAGCGCTACCGCTGGTGGCCGGTCGATGAAGTCAGCGTTGACCCAGCCGTTCACGACAACACCCGCGCCTATCTGCCCGCCGTGACCCGGGCTGCAGGGACGGCGCCCGGCAGGGGTGGGATATCCTGA